The proteins below are encoded in one region of Candidatus Dormiibacterota bacterium:
- a CDS encoding glycosyltransferase, whose amino-acid sequence RHPNPSVGVMRVVEETRSLSDELGLTGRHVFFNEEWVPYEQRADWLLEADVGVTTHRLHVESRFAFRTRVLDYLWAGLPILCTAGDALADTVEASRLGITVSPGDPGAVASALRRLADPGLRAEISGRVAEHARSLTWSRTAAPLLAFCAAPSHAPDRRAGGVEVPVPVAATAPPPVARADRLLRRVGQELAEGGAGAVARAALRWMRRRGARIAGRTGTP is encoded by the coding sequence CCGCCATCCCAACCCGTCGGTGGGCGTCATGCGCGTGGTCGAGGAGACCCGCAGCCTCTCCGACGAGCTCGGGCTGACCGGCCGCCACGTGTTCTTCAACGAGGAGTGGGTGCCGTACGAGCAGCGCGCCGACTGGCTGCTCGAGGCCGACGTCGGGGTCACCACCCACCGCCTCCACGTCGAGTCGCGGTTCGCCTTCCGCACCCGGGTGCTCGACTACCTCTGGGCCGGACTCCCCATCCTCTGCACCGCCGGCGACGCCCTCGCCGACACCGTCGAGGCCTCCCGCCTGGGGATCACCGTGTCCCCCGGCGACCCCGGCGCGGTGGCGTCGGCGCTGCGCCGGCTCGCCGACCCCGGGCTCCGGGCCGAGATCTCGGGGCGGGTGGCGGAGCACGCGCGCTCGCTCACCTGGTCGCGGACGGCCGCGCCGCTGCTCGCCTTCTGCGCCGCCCCGTCGCACGCACCCGACCGCCGGGCCGGCGGCGTGGAGGTGCCGGTGCCGGTGGCGGCCACCGCTCCACCCCCGGTGGCGCGGGCCGACCGGCTGCTCCGGCGGGTGGGACAGGAGCTCGCCGAGGGCGGCGCCGGAGCGGTCGCGAGGGCGGCGCTCCGCTGGATGCGGCGGCGTGGGGCCCGGATCGCCGGACGCACCGGCACCCCCTGA